A part of Hylaeus volcanicus isolate JK05 unplaced genomic scaffold, UHH_iyHylVolc1.0_haploid 12172, whole genome shotgun sequence genomic DNA contains:
- the LOC128882742 gene encoding xenotropic and polytropic retrovirus receptor 1 homolog produces MKFAEHLSAHITPEWRKQYISYEEMKAMLYTAIEEAPSAESVEPEVISRHFASFDEVFFTFCDRELKKINTFYSEKLAEATRKYAALQSELKVALELQHGGGKNKGKVIVKTHLPTRKLRELKLAFSEFYLSLILLQNYQNLNYTGFRKILKKHDKLLSVDSGSKWRVECVETAHFYTSKDIDKLIQDTETTVTNDLEGGDRQRAMKRLRVPPLGEHQSPWTTFKVGLFSGSFIILFVAVVLSAIFHDGGENLKIAFRLYRGPLLIIEFLFLIGVNVYGWRSSGVNHVLIFELDPRNHLSEQHLMELAAVLGVIWTLSLLSFLYSASLSIPPYVNPLALVCIMLAFLLNPLKMFRHEARFWLLRIIGRVLISPFAYVNFADFWLADQLNSMATALLDFHFLTCFYITNGNWLEAGDTIQCMSGSLLVRPIVNCLPAWFRFAQCIRRYRDSKEAFPHLANAGKYSTTFLVVIANTMCVYRAVDYSSRWENPWLWLWVISCCVNSIYSLTWDLKMDWGLLDNNAGENRFLREEVVYSAAEICLEFLSARKRTSKQLW; encoded by the exons ATGAAGTTTGCAGAGCATTTATCTGCTCATATTACACCTGAGTGGCGTAAGCAATACATTAGTTATGAG GAAATGAAGGCTATGCTTTATACTGCTATAGAAGAAGCACCCTCGGCTGAAAGTGTAGAACCAGAAGTAATATCTCGACACTTTGCTTCTTTCGATGAGGTGTTTTTCACATTTTGTGAtcgtgaattgaaaaaaattaatactttttattctg AAAAGTTGGCAGAAGCAACACGTAAATATGCAGCTCTTCAAAGTGAATTGAAAGTTGCTCTAGAATTGCAGCATGGTGGAGgcaaaaataaaggaaaagtaattgttaaaaCTCATTTACCAACGAGGAAGCTTAGGGAACTGAAACTTGCATtctcagaattttatttatctctcaTACTTCTTCAGAATTATCAGAATCTTAATTACACTGGTTTTCGGAAGATTCTTAAGAAGCACGACAAG TTGTTGTCAGTAGATAGCGGTTCAAAATGGAGAGTAGAATGCGTAGAGACAGCACATTTTTACACGTCAAAAGATATAGACAAACTTATACAAGATACAGAAACTACTGTAACAAACGACTTAGAAGGTGGAGACAGACAGCGTGCCATGAAAAGATTACGTGTACCCCCTTTAGGCGAGCATCAAAGTCCGTGGACTACTTTCAAGGTTGGATTATTCTCTGGCAGTTTCATTATCCTATTTGTAGCAGTCGTACTTTCag CAATATTCCATGATGGCGGAGAAAACTTAAAAATCGCATTTAGATTATACCGCGGCCCTTTGCTTATTATAGAATTCTTATTCCTTATTGGAGTGAATGTTTACGGGTGGCGATCGTCGGGCGTAAAtcatgtattaatatttgaattggaTCCTCGAAATCATCTTTCCGAACAACATCTCATGGAATTAGCTGCTGTTCTTGGAGTCATATGGACCCTTAGTTTATTGAGTTTTTTATACAGTGCTAGTTTAAGTATTCCACCATATGTAAATCCATTAGCCTTAGTTTGTATAATGCTGGCATTTCTTTTGAAtccattaaaaatgtttcgtcatGAGGCTCGGTTTTGGTTGTTGAGAATTATT GGACGAGTTTTAATATCGCCATTCGCATATGTCAATTTCGCTGATTTCTGGTTGGCAGATCAGTTGAACAGCATGGCTACGGCTTTgttagattttcattttttgacaTGCTTTTACATCACTAACGGAAACTGGTTGGAAGCAGGCGATACCATCCAATGTATGTCTGGTTCTCTACTTGTTAGGCCTATTGTCAATTGTCTACCCGCATGGTTTCGTTTCGCGCAATGCATTCGACGGTACCGTGATTCAAAAGAAGCATTTCCACACTTGGCTAACGCtggaaaatattcgacaaCTTTCCTTGTTGTTATAGCTAATACCATGTGCGTCTATCGGGCTG TGGACTATTCAAGTCGATGGGAGAATCCATGGTTGTGGCTTTGGGTAATCAGTTGCTGCGTCAATTCTATATATTCCCTGACTTGGGATTTAAAGATGGACTGGGGTCTTTTAGATAACAATGCTGGTGAAAACAGATTTTTGCGTGAAGAAGTTGTGTATTCAGCAGCG gaGATTTGTTTGGAATTTCTTTCGGCTAGAAAACGAACATCTAAACAATTGTGGTAA